Part of the Chroicocephalus ridibundus chromosome 17, bChrRid1.1, whole genome shotgun sequence genome is shown below.
tgagTCTAAGGTACACTGAACCTGTAAGCACGTACGAAGCTTCATGTGCCGAATGCTTCCATGATTAACACAGGGATGATGACTTAAAAAGCGCTTAGAAGTATTCGTTTGAGTCTTGTCAGGCAATTGGGGGATTGAACCTTGACATCTTGGTTCCAAGAAGACATTTCGGCAGATCACAAGTAGCTTCTGTCACAGACAGGCTTCCCACACGTTATTGCCAAATCTCAACTGCTCTCGGATTTAGCTTCCCCTCAGGAACATCAACTCTACAAATGGAGCTAATGAGGGGTAGAGAAATGAACTGACTTGTGATTTTTTAGATCAAAAAACAGATTTCGGGTTTGCTTGACCAGCAAGAGGGTGCCTGACCGCTGCTGAGCTCACCTGAGGAATCTCCACGGAGGGTACCGCGATCCCAGCACTGACCTGACTCTGCTTTAGTTCCAGGGGTGCCCGTGTGACACGAGAGCCAAGATGAATGTGGGAACAGCGCACAGCGAGGTGAATCCCAACACCCGTGTCATGAACAGCCGGGGCATCTGGTTGTCCTACGTCCTCGGCATCGGCCTGCTGCACGTCGTACTCCTGAGCATCCCCTTCTTCAGCGTCCCTGTGGTTTGGACTCTTACCAACATCATCCACAACATGGTAAGGGAACAGCGTGGCTGGTTTGACTTCCCGTGGGCACGGAGAGGTAATCTCTCAGCACCACCTGTTTTTTTTGAGAGCAATATAGTAAGATTCTTGTTGAAACGAttcctttctctgtatttccaaAGATTCAGGGTAAGTTACTCAACCTCCACCCCTCAGACAGCACCTTTGCCTCTAGGTCATATATTTAAATCCAGCCTAGGTCCTGATGAGACAGCAAACATCTGCTGAGGCTGCTCAGAGGGGACGCAGAATTCATTTGCTTGCAGGGTTAGTCCCTTTGTCACATCCTCCTTAAAAAAGGAATGGCTGTGCCAGGCCCTAGAAGCTGGCAGGACGGCTTTTACTGCAGTTGATACAATCTGAATTGACCGCCTCagaggtttgtgggtttttaaaaaaaaaaaaaaaaaaaaaaaaaaaaaaaaaaaaaaaaaaagagacaaaaacaaaaacaaaaaacccaaccaagatTAAAATGCAAACTTTGTTCTGCTTAAAGTGAAAGATTAGTCCAGGAACAGCTTCTCCCTTTCTAAGGATCAGGTATCCAAACCATCGGGTGTCAGAGTGCTGTGCTGGGGTGCACCGGGAGGCACCAGCTGCGCATTCAGGGCGTGCAGAAGCCGCTGTGCTTCACTGCTCACTTCTCTGCCTCCACCGTCCCACTGCGCAAGTCGTGACATGCTGGGGTCCCGCAGCTGAGGAGCAGACCTCTCGGCAGCCGTTCACCCTCAGGCACAGGGGACAAAATACTTCAGAGCGGCAGCAATTGCTCttgtatcttttattttaaataacatctCAGGTCAGGAGCATTCCAGAGACAGAAATGACACCCTTATTAGGGACCCTCATGCTAACGTTATTTACATCTCTAGCAGGGGGAAGaataaacataggaaaaaaacaacccacaaacccaCCAACTGGAGCTGCTTGGAGCTCAGTTCACGAGCTGCCTGCTTTTCATCcagctccttccccttctctggcAGCTTAAACAATTAGGTCCTGGGAACAGAAAAGAGTTTAAAGGCCAGCAATGTCTATACTTAAAGACATGCAATGTAGCCAGACACTTAACTGTTTATCTGTGACTTGTGTTCCACTTCCAGAGGTTAACTCGTAATCAGAGCGGTAACAGAGCCTCACTGCCTACAGCTCTACCAGGACTTCTTTAAAAAGCATATAGCACCGCTGTTGCACGGTAGAGTGAGTCCATGCTAATCTCCTGATCCCAGAGATCCGAGTGCCGTAATCTTGCAACCACTTTCTTGGCTGATGTCCAGGAGTTGAACGGGAGGCCTCACATGTAACAGCCAAGCCCGAGCTAGCCCCGGCTAGCGGCCTTCCTCCCTAACTCTCGCTGCTTCATTAGCCGCTGCGAGTTCGAGCGCGTTTCCCAGCAGCGACGATACATCCCTCTAGCGGAACAGCGCGCTGGTGCAAGCTCCCACAAGAGTTCTTGCTGAAGCCGAACAACTTCTGGTGGCATGGCGAGGGGCGTAGAGAACACTCTGTGTGCCTCACACCGCGTTTCTGTTTGCTACAGAGTATGTACATCTTCCTACACACCGTGAAAGGAACACCTTTTGAGACTCCGGACCAGGGGAAGGCTCGGCTGCTCACGCACTGGGAGCAGATGGACTACGGCGTGCAGTTCACGGCATCGCGCAAGTTCCTCACCATCATGCCCATTGTCCTGTGAGTATTTGGGGGCAGCCGAGCTGTCTCACGCACCTGTACCCGTCAAGGCTTCTGCTGCTTGTGCTGTCCTGGGAAACAAAGACATGAAGCGCTGTAATTCAgcttcccctctctcttcccctcctttccaGGTATTTTCTAACCAGCTTTTACACAAAGTATGACCGGATACACTTCATAATCAACACCATCTCCCTTATGAGCGTCCTGATCCCCAAACTGCCTCAGTTTCACGGAGTCCGGATCTTTGGGATCAACAAGTACTGAACTGCGTGGCTGGAGCGAATGGAagaggagcaggggagagggggaggttCCTTCTTTCTAGTCCTGCTTCTTCACCCCCACGCACACTGGGATATAATTTCACAGCGGCTGTTTAAATGCAGTATCCAATAGACATATACCGCATGCTGGATCCTCATGCCCAATAAGTCTAAACAAGCTCCAGAGTAGAGTTTAGTGCAGAGCAGGATGCGTGACGCTGGGTTTCTTTTATTCCAGCGTCATAAATAGATGCAGATACACTGAGACTTCAAGGTACAACGAGGATGAATTCTGGGGAGATTGTCATCTATCCCAGACATTGAGTGAAGAGGATAGGGATGAGGGGAAAAGCTTTTAGTGCTGGTACTATTGCTGTGGtaaatgcactttaaaatatatttccctttCTGAAGCTAGGTGCTTTAAGCGATCTGTGGGGGAAATTCAAAGGGATACAGCCAGACTTTCCCAATACTTGATTGTTTCAGGGTTTGAGTTCCATTtttgggtgggggagggggaagagaatgacagatt
Proteins encoded:
- the ORMDL3 gene encoding ORM1-like protein 3, yielding MNVGTAHSEVNPNTRVMNSRGIWLSYVLGIGLLHVVLLSIPFFSVPVVWTLTNIIHNMSMYIFLHTVKGTPFETPDQGKARLLTHWEQMDYGVQFTASRKFLTIMPIVLYFLTSFYTKYDRIHFIINTISLMSVLIPKLPQFHGVRIFGINKY